GACCCGGACACGCCCAGACCCGACTGTATGGCCGCCAAGTAGTTGATGCTGTAGCTCAAGAGGACAGGGTCGGGATGGCAAGCGATGGAGGTTGGGGTCTCATTGGCCGCAGCCAGCTTGTTCACACTCACCTCTACGGGACGGAATATTGGGCATCAGGGTGCCTGACCGGGAGAAGGCCACAGCTATTGATCAGGACGAACCACAGTAGACCCCTTCCATGGGGAGTAGTCGAGCTCAAGAGGGGATGGGGGCGTCTTCCACTTGAGTGCGAAGGTTGAAGGGGCGCTCTGGGCATCGGGCACGCAGGCGATGATAATCCACATAAGGCAACCCTAACCCCACCAGGCTCCACCGCACGGCGGGCGCGACAGTCCTCACTCTCGCGCCCGCCGTTGCTGGCCCCTTCCGGTTCAGCGGGTCTTGCGCGGCACGGTGGAGGCCGCCACCCCCAGGACCACCAGGCCGAAGCAGACCAGGTAGGCAAGGTATCGGAAGAAATCGTCGGAGGGCTCGCTGGCCGTCGTGAGCTCGGTGACGGCGTCGACCGCCCAGCTCATGGGCAGGGCGTCAGCGACCACCTCCAAGGCGCGCGGCAGCTGGTCGCGACTGACCAGGAGCCCGCACAGGAACAGCTGGGGTGCGATGACCACCGGCATGAACTGCACGGCCTGGAACTCAGTGCGGGCAAAGGCCGAGACCAACAGCCCCAGGGACACCCCGACGAAGGCGTCCACCAGGGCGGTGAGCACCACCCACCCCCAGGAGGCGGAGATGTCCACGTCCAGCCCCCAGGCGGCCACGGCGCACAGGATGAGGGACTGGATGACGGCGGTCAGTGCGAAGGCGGTGGCATAGCCGAACAGGAGGTCGGCCCGGTGGATCGGTGTGGTCCACAACCGCTCCAGGGTGCCGCTCACGCGTTCGCGCAGCATGGCGACGCTGGTGACCAGGAACATGACCGTAGTCGGCAGGATCGCCATCATGGAGACGGCGATGTGATTGAACAGCAGGTCCGCGCCGGGATAGTCGCGGTAGACCAAGTACAGCAGGGTCAGCAGCGCGGCGGGCACGATCGCGATGAGGCCGACCGTGCGCCGGTCGGCACGTAGTTGGGTGAGGATGCGGCGGGTGGTGGCCAGGTAGGTGCGCAGGCGCATCAGCGCTGCCCTCCTTTCTGCTCGGGTCGGCTCTCAGAGTCGGCGATGACGGCTAGAAAGGCGGCGTCCACGGTGTCCGCCCCGGTGCTGGCCAGGAGGTCCGTGGCCGTGGTGGTGGCCAAGATGCGGCCCTGGCGCATGAGCAGGACCTGGTCGCAGCGGAAGGCCTCGTCCATGACGTGACTGGAGACCAGGAGGGTGGCGCCGCGCTCGGCCAGGGCGTGGAAGGTGGCCCACAGCTCCTCACGGGTGACCGGGTCCAGGCCGACGGTAGGCTCGTCCATGACGAGCAGGTCGGGGTCGGCCACGAGCGCGCAGGCCAGGCTCACGCGCCCGGCCTCGCCGCCGGAGTAGGTGGACACGGGCCGGTCAGCCAGGGCAGTGAGCCCGACGACGTCGAGGACCTCGTCCAGGTCGCGGGCCCGGCTGCCGGCCAGGGAGGCGAAGTAGCGCAGGTTCTGGCGGGCAGTCAGGTCGGCGTAGACAGCCTGACCCTGGGTGACGTAGCCGACCCGACCGCGCACGGCGGCAGCACCCGGGGCGTGCCCGAGAACCTCGATCTGCCCGCGATAGCGCTGGACGCCGACGACGGTGCGCATAAGGGTGGTCTTACCGCAGCCAGAGGGACCGAGCAGGCCGGTGATGGTGCCGGGTGCCAGGTTCAGGTCCAGGCCGTGGAGGATCTCCTTGCGCCCACGGCTCACACGCAGGTCCATCGCGGTGACGGCCGGCTGCTCCGAGGCGGCGCAGGACGTGATGTCTCGACTGGAGTCGTGCGATTGGTTGCTGGCCCCCGACTCCCGGGGCGCGTCTCCTTCATCGCTTTTCATCATGTGATGAATATAGGTCGACGGTGACCCCCTGTCCAGAGCCTGGGGCTGGAAACTGTCCACATGGGACGACTTTGAATACCCCTTCAGCCAGAGCGGTCCCCATCCGTACAGGTCAGGGTGGCTTAGCTGAGCCCCAGGCCAGAATCACAGCTTCAAAGCCGTCCCAAACGGACAAAACTCGGCTCGGAGACCGAGCCGATCTCAGTGATCAGGCGGGATCAGTGACGTCGGGCAGGTCGTCGAAGGCGTAGCGCTGGATAGTGGGGCCGACAAGCGCAACCAGAGCTTCGACGTCGAGGCCGGCGATGTGGTCCATGCGGGCGACCCAGCGGGCCAGGCCGAGTCCGATGATCTGGCTGGCGATGAGCTGGGCGCGCAGCTGGGGGCGGTCGGGACAGAAGTGGGTGACGATCGGCGAGAGAACCCCGGTGGCGATGAAGTCGCGGAAGGGTTCGACGTCACCGCCCTGGCCGAGCGCGGCATGGATGACCGCCGTGAAGCGGTCCGCCCCAGCCTCGTCCCACAGGCTGATGACGGAGCGCACGATCCCCTCCCCCAGCTGTTCGGGCTCGAGCTCGGTAATACCTGCGGCCCGGTGTGTGAGGTTGGCGTCGATCCCGGCGGTCGACTCGATGACGGCTTTGGCGAAGAGCGTGGCCCGGTCCGGGAAGTAGTGGTGGACCAGGGCCGGGTCGACGCCGGCGTCGCGCGCGATGCCGCGCAGGGAGGTCTGGTAGCCGTCGCGGGCGAAGGCGGTGCGGGCCGCCGCCAGGATAGCCTCACGCGTGTCCGGGCTCCCCGCCGGCCGCCGCCCGCGCGGGCTCATCGCTCACTCGTCTCGCTCATAGTCCGAGCATGCCCGCAAGCCGGCCCATTGGGAAGCAACTCCACGACACGACATGCTAGAATTTTGTTTGACAAAATGCGTCGACAGAGGGTTGTGCGGATGTTGGACAGAATCACCGTTCATCCTCGCGTCATCCGCCGCCTCCCTGACATACAGGTCGCAGACGTTGAGTCCGCCTGGCGCAGCGCCATCGCAGTCCGCCGAAGAAACTATGAC
This region of Actinomyces oris genomic DNA includes:
- a CDS encoding ABC transporter ATP-binding protein, whose product is MMKSDEGDAPRESGASNQSHDSSRDITSCAASEQPAVTAMDLRVSRGRKEILHGLDLNLAPGTITGLLGPSGCGKTTLMRTVVGVQRYRGQIEVLGHAPGAAAVRGRVGYVTQGQAVYADLTARQNLRYFASLAGSRARDLDEVLDVVGLTALADRPVSTYSGGEAGRVSLACALVADPDLLVMDEPTVGLDPVTREELWATFHALAERGATLLVSSHVMDEAFRCDQVLLMRQGRILATTTATDLLASTGADTVDAAFLAVIADSESRPEQKGGQR
- a CDS encoding ABC transporter permease; its protein translation is MRLRTYLATTRRILTQLRADRRTVGLIAIVPAALLTLLYLVYRDYPGADLLFNHIAVSMMAILPTTVMFLVTSVAMLRERVSGTLERLWTTPIHRADLLFGYATAFALTAVIQSLILCAVAAWGLDVDISASWGWVVLTALVDAFVGVSLGLLVSAFARTEFQAVQFMPVVIAPQLFLCGLLVSRDQLPRALEVVADALPMSWAVDAVTELTTASEPSDDFFRYLAYLVCFGLVVLGVAASTVPRKTR
- a CDS encoding TetR/AcrR family transcriptional regulator → MSPRGRRPAGSPDTREAILAAARTAFARDGYQTSLRGIARDAGVDPALVHHYFPDRATLFAKAVIESTAGIDANLTHRAAGITELEPEQLGEGIVRSVISLWDEAGADRFTAVIHAALGQGGDVEPFRDFIATGVLSPIVTHFCPDRPQLRAQLIASQIIGLGLARWVARMDHIAGLDVEALVALVGPTIQRYAFDDLPDVTDPA